In Streptomyces venezuelae, the sequence CGGTGCCGGATCCGGTGATGGTCAGGGTGTAGGAACCGGGCGCCGTGCTCGCGCCGACCTGGACGGACAGCGCCGAGGAGCTGCCGGACTGGACGGACGCCGGGCTGAGCGTCGCGGTGACACCGGCGGGCGCGCCGGAGACGGACAGTGCGACGGTCTGGGCGGCGCCGCTCACCGTGGCGGTGTTGACCGTGGCGGACACGGAACCGCCGGGAGCCGTGCTGCCCGCGGACGGGCTGACGGAGACGGAGAAGTCCTGCGCGGGGGTCTCACCGCCGACCGCTTGCTTCCAGACGGCGTAGGCGACCCCGTCGGCGCTGCGGTTCAGCACCGTGGCGTTGATGTTGTTCGTGGTGTCGCAGGAGCTGTGGTAGCACGAGTCGTAGGCGGCGTTGGCCGTGCCGCCCCACTTCGTGGCCTGCGCCGAGGTCTTGCGGGCGCTGGCGCCGGCCGCGTAGCCGGAGGTGGGGATGCCGGCCTGCTGGAAGGAGTAGTCGTCGCTGCGGCCCTGGCCCTCGGTGTTCTCCTCGGGTGCCAGGTTCAGCGAGGTCCAGTACGCCTTCAGCGGAGCGGCGGTGGTGGAGTTGACGTTGTTGATGAAGTAGCCGCCGTTGGTGGAGCCGACCATGTCGAAGTTGTAGTAGCCCTTGATGGCGCTGCGCTGGGCGCTGCTCAGCTGGTTGACGTAGTACTCGGAGCCGTTGAGGCCCTGCTCCTCGTCGGTCCACCAGGCGAAGCGGACGTGCTTGGTCATCGTCGGGTTCTTCTGGGCGAGGACCAGGGCGTTCTCCAGCAGGGTCGCGGAGCCCGAGCCGTTGTCGTTGATGCCGGGGCCTGCCGAGACGCCGTCGAGGTGCGCGCCGAACATGACGGTCTGGTCGGCGGGGCCGCCGGGCCAGTCGGCGATCAGGTTGTTCGACGGGTAGGTGCAGGAGGTGCAGTTCTGCTCGGTGACGGTGTAACCGGCCGCCTGCAGCTTGCCCTTCACGTACGCCAGCGACTGGGTGTAGCCGGCGCTGCCCGCCCGGCGGTGGCCGCCGTTCTGGCTCGCGATGGTGTTGAACTGGGTCAGGTGCGCCTGCACGTTGGCGACGTTGATGTCCGGCGGGTCGTTGCCGGGCTGGGTGCCGCCCACGTTGAGCGCGTAGTCGACGGTGTGGGAGAGGCTCGCGCCCTGGCCCTTGACGACGACCGTGGACGCACCGGGAGCCGTGTTGGCGGTGGCGGTCAGGGTGAGCACCGAGGACTGGCCGGACTGCACGGTGGCCGGGTTGAAGGAGGCGCTCACGCCGGCCGGCAGGCCGGAGGCGGTCAGGGTCACCGACTGGGCGTTGCCCGTGGTGACCGTGGTGCCGACCGTCGTGGTGACGGAGGCGCCCTGCTGGACGGTCCCCGACGACGGGTTCAGCGACATCGAGAAGTCGTTGTTCTGACCGCTCGGGGTGCAGGTCGGATCGGCGGTCTGGGCGGGCACGCTGATGCCGTCCCAGGCGGCCTTGGTCTTGTTGAAGAGGTCACACGTGGCGTCCAGCGACTTGGCCGAACTCAGCGTCGCCGTCCGGTACTTCTTGTAGGACATGCTGCTGGTCTTGAGCAGCATGCCGCCGTAGAAGATCTTGCCGGCGTTCTGCACGCCCACACCGGTGAGCGAGGTGCCGTTGCAGGTGCTGCTGTTCGGCTTGCCGCCGCCCGGGCTGGTGCCCTCGGCCAGCAGGTAGAACCAGTGGTTCAGGGGGCCGGCCGCCGCGTGCACCTCGGTGCCGGGTATCGACGAGCTGTAGCAGGCCGGGTCGTTGTTGACCGCCGGCGGGTTGTACATGTTCCGGATCGGGCCCCGGCCCTGGAGGTTGATGACCTCGCCGACCGTGTAGTCCGGAGTGTCGTACGGCGCCGGCTCGCCCGCGAAGGCCTCGGTCAGCGCGCCGAAGATGTCGCCGGTGGCCTCGCCGAGCCCGGACTCCTGGCCGCTGGTGCCGCCCGGGGTGTTGGAGTCGATGGCGTGCCCGTACTCGTGGGCCACCACGTCGATCCCGGCGATCCACTCGTTGGCACTGTTGCGCCCGATGGTGACCGAGCTGCCGTCCCAGTAGGCGTTCAGGTCGCTCAGGCCCACCTTGGCGGGGAAGCTGCGGCCGTTGCCGCTGACGCCGTTGCGGCCCAGCCACTGGGAGAGCATGTCCCACTGCTTCTGCGCCGCGAACATCAGGTCGACGCAGCCGGTCTCCTTGCTCGTGGGGTTGCCGGTGCCCCAGGAGTCGGAGGATTTCGAGAAGACCGTGCCGGTGCTGTAGTCCGCGCAGCTCAGGCCGGTCCGGACCGGGTCGCGCAGCGTGTACGTGGATCCGGAGGCGGTGGTGTCGATGGTGACCGGGCCCGGCCCGTTCCACTTGCTGTTGCCGGTACCCGCGACGACCTCGTCGTAGCTGTCGACGAAGGCGCCCGTCCGCGCGTCCACGAAGACGTGCAGCTTGCTGGGCGCGGTCCTGGTCCGGCCGCTCAGTACGGTCTCCCACGCCAGCACCGGCTTGTCGTCCTTGAGGCGGACCACGAGCCGGCTGCTCTCGACCTTGTCGACCGAGACCAGCTTCGCCCGTGAGGTCGCCTCGGCGTCCTTCGCGGAGACCGACGCCCGGGTGGAGACGTCGATGCGCACGGAGGAGGCGGACTGGAGGGCGCGCACCTTGCCGGTGCCGTCCGCGAGCACGACCGCGTCGCCGCCGACGACCGGCAGGCCACGGTAACTGCGCTCGTACGACACCGAGTAGAGGTCCTTCACCCAGGGGGTGACGAGACGACGTTCGTACTGTTCCTGGGAGGAGTTGACCAGGGAGTCCAGACCGCTGTCGACGGCCTGGTCGGCGGCCGCGACCGCACGTGCGGCCGGTGTGTCCTTCGGGGACGGGGAGGGCTGCGCCTGCTGCGCCGCCGATGCCGTCCCGGCCAGAGCGCCGGCGAGGCTCGCGGTCAGCGCCATCGCTGCCACGGCCGCCGTCCATCTGCTGGGATGCAACGTCCACTCCGATCGTGGGGGGTCGGGGATGAGTGTCGTTCGCGGCCGAGTATGAGCGTGAACATGACGAGATTGGGACATCTCGGGGGGCATAAGGTCCGCGTTATGGTGCGGTGGCGGCCCGGCTCGTACGCTGCCCGGATGCAGCTGGAGTTGAGGCATCTGCAAGCCGTCTGCCGGATAGCGGAGGCGGGCAGCCTGGGGGGCGCGGCGCGGCGGCTGGGGGTGTCCCAGCCTGCGCTTTCCGCACAGTTGCGGCGCATCGAACGGGTCACCGGAGGCGAGCTCTTCGTAAGGGGCCGCAGCGGGGTGGAACCCACGGCACTGGGTCAGTTCGTGCTGGCCAAGGCCCGCCGCGTCCTCAGCGAGATGGACGCCCTCGGAGCGCAGGCACGCGCCATCTCGACCGGTGGCCCGCTGCGGTTGGGCTGCATCATGCTCGTGCTGCTCGACGGCCTCCTCGCCCAGACCGACCTGTCCATGTCAGGCCGGGAGATAGCCGTGGACCTGGAGGATTCCGTCACCGTACTGGCGCGGATGCTCGGTGCCGGACGCTACGACGCCATCGTGTACGGGGAGGTCAACGGCCACGAGGTACCCCTGCCCGAGGGCACCCTGGCCAGGACGCTGATCCCGAAGGAGCCGTTCTGCATCCGGCTGTCCGCCGCGCACCCCCTCGCGGGACTGGACCGCATCGAACTGGCCGACCTGGCCGGGGAGTCGTGGATGACCCTGGTGGAGGACGACGACGGCGGCCCGGAGGCGCTCGTCACCGCCTGCGCGAAGGCCGGATTCAGCCCCTCGCTGCGCTACCGGATCACCGACCGCAAGATGCAGCACGACCTGATCGCCGCGGGGCGCGCGGTCGCGCTGAGCCAGCCGACGGCCCCGTCGGGGGAGGGCACCGTGATGCGTCCGCTCGTCGGAACCCCCATCATCGGCCGCATCCGCCTCGCATGGAGCCGCGCCGCGCTCTCGGCCGGGCAGG encodes:
- a CDS encoding M28 family peptidase, giving the protein MALTASLAGALAGTASAAQQAQPSPSPKDTPAARAVAAADQAVDSGLDSLVNSSQEQYERRLVTPWVKDLYSVSYERSYRGLPVVGGDAVVLADGTGKVRALQSASSVRIDVSTRASVSAKDAEATSRAKLVSVDKVESSRLVVRLKDDKPVLAWETVLSGRTRTAPSKLHVFVDARTGAFVDSYDEVVAGTGNSKWNGPGPVTIDTTASGSTYTLRDPVRTGLSCADYSTGTVFSKSSDSWGTGNPTSKETGCVDLMFAAQKQWDMLSQWLGRNGVSGNGRSFPAKVGLSDLNAYWDGSSVTIGRNSANEWIAGIDVVAHEYGHAIDSNTPGGTSGQESGLGEATGDIFGALTEAFAGEPAPYDTPDYTVGEVINLQGRGPIRNMYNPPAVNNDPACYSSSIPGTEVHAAAGPLNHWFYLLAEGTSPGGGKPNSSTCNGTSLTGVGVQNAGKIFYGGMLLKTSSMSYKKYRTATLSSAKSLDATCDLFNKTKAAWDGISVPAQTADPTCTPSGQNNDFSMSLNPSSGTVQQGASVTTTVGTTVTTGNAQSVTLTASGLPAGVSASFNPATVQSGQSSVLTLTATANTAPGASTVVVKGQGASLSHTVDYALNVGGTQPGNDPPDINVANVQAHLTQFNTIASQNGGHRRAGSAGYTQSLAYVKGKLQAAGYTVTEQNCTSCTYPSNNLIADWPGGPADQTVMFGAHLDGVSAGPGINDNGSGSATLLENALVLAQKNPTMTKHVRFAWWTDEEQGLNGSEYYVNQLSSAQRSAIKGYYNFDMVGSTNGGYFINNVNSTTAAPLKAYWTSLNLAPEENTEGQGRSDDYSFQQAGIPTSGYAAGASARKTSAQATKWGGTANAAYDSCYHSSCDTTNNINATVLNRSADGVAYAVWKQAVGGETPAQDFSVSVSPSAGSTAPGGSVSATVNTATVSGAAQTVALSVSGAPAGVTATLSPASVQSGSSSALSVQVGASTAPGSYTLTITGSGTVSHTTTYTLTVTGGGTCTPRQLVTNGGFENGSSPWSATAGVITNQSGQTPHSGSYKAWLAGYGSTHTDSAAQTLTIPSGCSTYRLGFFLHIDTDEDENVVYDRFTVSVAGQTLETLSNLDANSGYVEKSYDLSPFAGQTVTLKFNGTEDQSLQTSFVVDDVTLQVS
- a CDS encoding LysR family transcriptional regulator, with the translated sequence MQLELRHLQAVCRIAEAGSLGGAARRLGVSQPALSAQLRRIERVTGGELFVRGRSGVEPTALGQFVLAKARRVLSEMDALGAQARAISTGGPLRLGCIMLVLLDGLLAQTDLSMSGREIAVDLEDSVTVLARMLGAGRYDAIVYGEVNGHEVPLPEGTLARTLIPKEPFCIRLSAAHPLAGLDRIELADLAGESWMTLVEDDDGGPEALVTACAKAGFSPSLRYRITDRKMQHDLIAAGRAVALSQPTAPSGEGTVMRPLVGTPIIGRIRLAWSRAALSAGQAELLYRAAARAYLANVDNNPFHKQWWDAHPEVHPVLD